The following proteins come from a genomic window of Sardina pilchardus chromosome 1, fSarPil1.1, whole genome shotgun sequence:
- the LOC134078212 gene encoding NACHT, LRR and PYD domains-containing protein 3-like, with translation MKSDRSMGPPLNLSSGPPQSDPNPQTHRPVSPVPSCVSMKSDRSMGPPLNLSSGPPQSDPDVWRSSLTEHAPVNRAELADKHVLTRVLMTNKASMKRRFESICEGIIRSGTQTLLNKIYTELYITEGESEGVNNEHEVWQIESASRPQTTEDTGINCNDIFQPLPGQERHIRIVMTKGIAGIGKTVSVQKFILDWAEERANQYVDFMFVLPFRELNLVKHDQYSFHRFLLDFHPELKELQNGEYKDCHIVFIFDGLDESRLPLNFQKNQKLSDVTQTSSVDCIGLVTEVRGFNDPQKEEYFRKKISDQNQANRIVSHIKASRSLHIMCHMPVFCWISATVLQQILEQDDGKEAPKTLTAMFIHFLLIQTTRKNQKYQEEKEPHKGVILKLAGLAFKHLENGNLMFYEEDLRELADCKLTEKSYLLTVN, from the exons cccacagacacacagaccagtgtctccagtgcccagctgtgtgtccatgaagagtgatcggTCCATGGGACCCCCTCTCAATTtaagcagtggaccaccacagtctgatccagA TGTTTGGAGGAGCAGTCTAACTGAGCATGCTCCAGTCAACAGGGCTGAATTAGCAG acaaacatgtcCTGACCAGAGTACTGATGACTAATAAAGCCAgcatgaagaggaggtttgagagcatatgtgaaggcatcataaggtcagggactcaaacactcctgaacaagatctacacagagctctacatcacagagggagagagtgaaggggtgaataatgaACATGAGGTTTGGCAGATAGAGTCAGCATCCAGGCCACAAACCACAGAAGACACAGGAATCAACTGTAATGACATCTTCCAGCCCTTGCCTGGACAGGAGAGACACATTAGAATTGTGATGACCAAGGGgattgctggcattggaaaaactgtgtccgtgcagaagttcatccttgactgggcagaggagagagctaaCCAGTATgtagatttcatgtttgtgcttccgttccgtgagctgaatttggtcAAACATGATCAGTACAGTTTTCACAGGttcctgcttgacttccacccaGAGCTTAAAGAGCTACAGAATGGTGAATACAAAGACTGCCacattgtgttcatctttgatggtctggatgagagtCGACTTCCACTGAATTTTCAAAAGAATCAGAAGTTGTCTGATGtaacacaaacatcatcagtggat TGCATCGGTCTGGTGACAGAAGTACGAGGgttcaatgacccacagaaggaagagtacttcagAAAGAAGATCAGTGACCAGAATCAAGCCAACAGAATCGTCTCACATATTAAGGCATCCAGGAGTctccacatcatgtgccacatgccagtcttctgttggatctcaGCCACTGTTCTTCAGCAGATACTGGAACAGGATGATGGCAAAGAAGCCCCCAAAACACTGACTGCAATGTTCATACACTTCCTGCTTATCCAGACCACCAGGAAGAACCAAAAGTATCAAGAGGAAAAGGAACCacataagggtgtcatattGAAACTGGCAGGGCTGGCTTTCAAGCATCTGGAGAATGGCAATCTCATGttttatgaggaagacctgagaga